The Streptomyces tendae genome has a window encoding:
- a CDS encoding 4-hydroxybenzoate 3-monooxygenase, translating into MTDASPHANSPATQRFPVVVVGAGPAGLTVGCVLRAAGVDCLVLETETREFVERLPRAGVIEEPAVRGLERRGLAGNLLERAQRHTACEFRFDGGRHRFAYEELTGRRHWVYPQQFLVTDLVREYADVRGGAVRFGVRDVRLHEPDSDRPSVSYVCPESGRREVVACEFVAGCDGSRGVTRASVAERAAVARHDYGIGWLALLAEAPPSADRVLFGCHPDGFAGQMPRGPEVTRYYLQCPPGDDPGNWPHERVWTELRRRLGAAGAEPLTEGRLIEKRVLDMHDYVTEPMAFGRLYLAGDAAHLVAPIAAKGLNLALYDAFALGDALAARLLKGDGTGLDGYSASCLRRVWDYQEFSQWLSELYHGSAAGDPFRAGTTLARLRRLFSSPAAAAAFAERYLGTAERY; encoded by the coding sequence ATGACTGACGCGTCCCCCCACGCCAACTCCCCTGCCACGCAACGGTTTCCGGTGGTCGTGGTGGGTGCGGGACCCGCCGGGCTCACGGTGGGGTGCGTCCTGCGGGCGGCCGGTGTGGACTGCCTGGTCCTGGAGACGGAGACGCGGGAGTTCGTGGAGCGGCTGCCGCGGGCCGGGGTGATCGAGGAGCCGGCGGTGCGCGGGCTGGAGCGGCGCGGGCTGGCCGGGAACCTGCTGGAGCGCGCCCAGCGGCACACCGCCTGTGAGTTCCGCTTCGACGGCGGGCGCCACCGCTTCGCCTACGAGGAGCTGACGGGCCGTCGTCACTGGGTGTATCCGCAGCAGTTCCTCGTCACGGATCTGGTGCGGGAGTACGCGGACGTGCGCGGCGGGGCGGTCCGGTTCGGGGTGCGCGACGTGCGCCTGCACGAACCGGACAGCGACCGGCCGTCGGTGTCGTACGTCTGCCCGGAGAGCGGCCGGCGGGAGGTCGTCGCCTGCGAGTTCGTCGCGGGCTGCGACGGCTCCCGCGGGGTGACCCGGGCGTCCGTCGCGGAGCGGGCCGCGGTGGCGCGGCACGACTACGGCATCGGCTGGCTGGCGCTGCTGGCCGAGGCTCCGCCGTCCGCCGACCGCGTGCTGTTCGGCTGCCATCCGGACGGGTTCGCCGGCCAGATGCCCCGCGGCCCGGAGGTGACCCGTTACTACCTCCAGTGCCCGCCGGGTGACGACCCCGGCAACTGGCCGCACGAGCGGGTCTGGACCGAGCTGCGCCGCCGTCTTGGGGCGGCCGGCGCGGAGCCGTTGACCGAGGGGCGGCTGATCGAGAAGCGCGTGCTGGACATGCACGACTACGTCACCGAGCCGATGGCGTTCGGCCGGCTGTACCTCGCCGGGGACGCGGCGCACCTGGTCGCGCCGATCGCCGCGAAGGGCCTCAATCTCGCGCTGTACGACGCGTTCGCTCTCGGGGACGCCCTCGCCGCCCGGCTCCTGAAGGGCGACGGGACCGGGCTGGACGGCTACTCGGCGTCCTGTCTGCGACGGGTGTGGGACTACCAGGAGTTCTCGCAGTGGCTCTCCGAGCTGTACCACGGCAGCGCGGCCGGGGATCCGTTCCGCGCGGGCACCACGCTCGCCCGGCTGCGCCGCCTGTTCAGCTCGCCGGCCGCCGCGGCGGCCTTCGCGGAGCGGTACCTGGGCACGGCGGAGCGGTACTGA
- a CDS encoding CoA-binding protein — MYGDEATVRKILTGLGDTWAVVGLSSNEGRAAYGVARVLQRFGKRVVPVHPKAETVHGEQGYASLADIPFDVDVVDVFVNSDLAGEVADEAVAKGAGAVWFQLGVVDEAAYERTRAAGLEMVMDRCPAIEIPRLGLG, encoded by the coding sequence GTGTACGGCGACGAGGCAACGGTCCGCAAGATCCTCACCGGACTCGGTGACACCTGGGCCGTGGTGGGCCTGTCCTCCAACGAGGGCCGTGCCGCGTACGGCGTGGCGCGGGTGCTGCAGCGGTTCGGCAAGCGCGTGGTACCGGTGCACCCGAAGGCGGAGACCGTGCACGGGGAGCAGGGTTACGCCTCGCTGGCGGACATCCCGTTCGACGTGGACGTCGTCGACGTGTTCGTGAACAGCGACCTGGCGGGGGAGGTCGCCGACGAGGCGGTGGCCAAGGGCGCCGGGGCGGTGTGGTTCCAGCTCGGGGTCGTCGACGAGGCGGCGTACGAGCGGACCCGCGCGGCGGGGCTGGAGATGGTGATGGACCGCTGCCCCGCGATCGAGATCCCCCGGCTGGGCCTCGGCTGA
- a CDS encoding SixA phosphatase family protein: MIERSAAGPLRRLVVLRHAKSARPAGVTDHERPLSARGRRDAPAAGRALAAADCLPGLALCSTAVRARRTWELAAEQWGTPPPVRHDPRLYHADVPGLLTVVREVPAEVETLLLVGHNPGLADLVLTLADDGLDDTLDRVRAKFPTSAVAVLDWRGATWRDLHPGGALLTSLTVPRGRR; encoded by the coding sequence ATGATCGAGCGCTCCGCCGCGGGACCGCTGCGCCGGCTGGTCGTCCTGCGGCACGCCAAGTCGGCCCGGCCGGCAGGCGTCACCGACCACGAGCGCCCCCTGTCCGCCCGCGGCCGCAGGGACGCCCCCGCCGCCGGCCGGGCGCTCGCCGCCGCGGACTGCCTGCCCGGCCTCGCCCTGTGCTCCACGGCCGTCCGCGCCCGCCGCACCTGGGAGCTGGCCGCCGAACAGTGGGGCACACCCCCGCCGGTCCGGCACGACCCGCGCCTCTACCACGCGGACGTCCCCGGCCTCCTGACCGTGGTCCGCGAGGTGCCCGCCGAGGTGGAGACGCTGCTGCTCGTCGGCCACAACCCGGGCCTGGCGGACCTCGTGCTCACCCTCGCCGACGACGGCCTCGACGACACCCTGGACCGGGTCCGCGCCAAGTTCCCCACCTCCGCCGTCGCGGTGCTCGACTGGCGCGGCGCCACCTGGCGCGACCTCCACCCGGGCGGCGCCCTGCTGACCTCCCTCACCGTCCCCCGGGGCAGACGCTGA
- a CDS encoding YigZ family protein, giving the protein MQDEYRTVARAGVHETEINRSRFLCALAPAATEQEAQDFVAAVRKEHADATHNCWAYVIGADASVQKASDDGEPGGTAGVPMLQMLLRRDMRYVVAVVTRYYGGVKLGAGGLIRAYGGAVGEALDTLGTITRRRFRLATVTVDHQRAGRVQNDLRATGREVRDVRYGEEVTIEIGLPDADVDAFRSWLADATAGSARLELGGEAYGDA; this is encoded by the coding sequence ATGCAGGACGAGTACCGCACCGTGGCCCGCGCGGGTGTGCACGAGACCGAGATCAACCGCTCCCGCTTCCTGTGCGCCCTCGCCCCGGCGGCCACCGAGCAGGAGGCGCAGGACTTCGTCGCCGCCGTCCGCAAGGAGCACGCCGACGCCACCCACAACTGCTGGGCGTACGTCATCGGCGCCGACGCCTCCGTCCAGAAGGCCAGCGACGACGGGGAGCCGGGCGGCACCGCCGGCGTCCCCATGCTGCAGATGCTGCTGCGCCGCGACATGCGGTACGTCGTCGCCGTCGTCACCCGCTACTACGGCGGCGTCAAGCTCGGCGCCGGCGGACTCATCCGCGCCTACGGCGGCGCCGTAGGAGAGGCACTGGACACCCTCGGCACGATCACCCGGCGACGCTTCCGGCTGGCCACCGTGACCGTCGACCACCAGCGGGCCGGCAGGGTGCAGAACGACCTGCGCGCCACCGGCCGCGAGGTGCGCGACGTCCGCTACGGCGAGGAGGTCACCATCGAGATCGGCCTCCCGGACGCCGACGTGGACGCCTTCCGCTCCTGGCTCGCCGACGCCACGGCAGGCAGCGCCCGCCTTGAACTCGGCGGGGAGGCGTACGGAGACGCCTGA
- a CDS encoding exonuclease SbcCD subunit D, which yields MRFLHTSDWHLGRSFHRVGMLGAQADFIGHLVTTAREREVDAVVVSGDVYDRAVPPLAAVELFDDALHRLAALGVPTVMISGNHDSARVGSGLMGRAGIHLRTDPSACGTPVMLSDAHGDVAFYGLPYLEPALVRDALGVERPGHETVLAAAMDRVRADLAARPAGTRSVVLAHAFVTGGEPSDSERDIAVGGVASVPAAVFDGVDYVALGHLHGCQTLTDRVRYSGSPLPYSFSEAGHRKSMWLVDLDAGGTVTAERVDCPVPRPLARVRGTLEDLLADPALTRHEEAWVEATLTDPVRPADPMARLTERFPHTLALVFDPDRPPDDPDVSYARRLAGRDDQQIAEDFVAHVRGAGPDPRERSVLRDAFDAVRADEAVREVAR from the coding sequence ATGAGATTCCTGCACACGTCCGACTGGCACCTCGGCCGGTCCTTCCACCGGGTCGGCATGCTCGGTGCCCAGGCCGACTTCATCGGCCACCTCGTCACCACCGCTCGCGAGCGCGAGGTGGACGCGGTGGTGGTGTCGGGGGACGTGTACGACCGTGCCGTGCCGCCGCTCGCCGCGGTCGAGCTGTTCGACGACGCGCTGCACCGGCTCGCCGCCCTGGGCGTGCCCACGGTGATGATCTCCGGGAACCACGACTCCGCCCGCGTCGGCTCCGGACTCATGGGCCGCGCCGGCATCCACCTGCGCACCGACCCCTCCGCGTGCGGCACCCCCGTGATGCTGTCCGACGCGCACGGGGACGTCGCCTTCTACGGCCTGCCGTACCTGGAACCGGCCCTGGTGCGGGACGCGTTGGGCGTGGAGCGGCCGGGGCACGAGACGGTGCTCGCCGCCGCCATGGACCGGGTACGCGCCGACCTCGCCGCCCGCCCGGCCGGCACCCGCTCCGTCGTCCTCGCCCACGCCTTCGTCACCGGCGGCGAACCGAGCGACAGCGAACGGGACATCGCCGTCGGCGGTGTCGCGTCCGTGCCCGCCGCCGTGTTCGACGGCGTCGACTACGTGGCGCTCGGCCATCTGCACGGCTGCCAGACCCTCACCGACCGCGTCCGCTACTCCGGCTCCCCGCTGCCCTACTCCTTCTCCGAGGCCGGGCACCGCAAGAGCATGTGGCTCGTCGACCTCGACGCCGGCGGGACCGTCACCGCCGAGCGCGTCGACTGCCCCGTGCCACGCCCCCTGGCCCGCGTCCGCGGCACCCTCGAGGACCTCCTCGCCGACCCCGCGCTCACCCGGCACGAGGAGGCGTGGGTCGAGGCGACCCTCACCGACCCGGTCCGCCCCGCCGACCCGATGGCCCGGCTCACCGAGCGGTTCCCGCACACCCTCGCCCTCGTCTTCGACCCGGACCGGCCGCCGGACGACCCCGACGTCTCCTACGCCCGCCGCCTCGCCGGCCGAGACGACCAGCAGATCGCCGAGGACTTCGTCGCCCACGTCCGCGGTGCCGGACCCGACCCCCGTGAGCGGTCCGTGCTCCGCGACGCCTTCGACGCCGTCCGCGCCGACGAAGCCGTGCGGGAGGTGGCCCGGTGA
- a CDS encoding AAA family ATPase produces MRLHRLDITAFGPFGTTQSVDFDALSTAGLFLLHGPTGAGKTSVLDAVCYALYGSVPGARQGGQGITLRSDHAAPGTRTSVTLDLTVAGRRLEITRQPPWERPKKRGTGSTVDKAQTWLRERDAASGTWKDLSRSHQEIGEEITQLLGMSREQFCQVVLLPQGDFARFLRADAEARGKLLGRLFDTHRFAEVEKRLAERRRAAESRVRDGDADLLADAHRMQQAADGTMELPELTPGEPGLAEAVLTAAAVARSTAREQLTAAHCRLATAESVRAEASRTLDEERERHRLQRRFAEARERAERLRERSGAHREAQDRMERARKAETVAPALDLRDSADAEHRRAADAEVHARALLPAFLTDAGVDGLAAAARRAAEELGGLESARRAERRLAELLDERADLDRQERADEEAREDTETWLADWEATRTALQDRIASAQQAAARAGELAGQRDTARRRLEAARTRDRLTRDAGTAAEQARAAREQALAARQHWLDLKEQRLNGIAAELAAGLSDGAPCAVCGATEHPAPARRDAGHVDRETEERALTAYQRAEDRRTEADRRLSAVREELAAAGAGAGDTPTERLARELDESEEEYARARDAASTLHAAQEQLRAAEREHELRTAAQRDAEVRAAARVGHRERLDLERVSLETELTHARGDAPSVAVRAGQLERDVALLTDATDAARTAEAAARRLKDADARLADAAFRAGFDTPQAAADALLDDAAHRDLQRRLDAWQDEEAAVRAVLAEPETVAAARQPAADLTAARSAAEDADRAVREAASARDAAARRCAELDRLSARAAASVRRLGPLREEYDRVARMAALTAGTSAENERRMRLESYVLAARLEQVAAAATARLLRMSSGRYTLVHSDDRAGRGRSGLGLHVVDAWTGRERDTATLSGGETFFASLALALGLADVVTDEAGGVRLDTLFIDEGFGSLDDQTLDEVLDVLDSLRERDRSVGIVSHVADLRRRVHAQLEVEKGRSGSRLRQRGA; encoded by the coding sequence GTGAGGCTGCACCGGCTCGACATCACCGCCTTCGGACCTTTCGGCACCACCCAGAGCGTCGACTTCGACGCCCTGTCCACCGCCGGCCTGTTCCTGCTGCACGGCCCCACCGGCGCCGGCAAGACCTCCGTCCTGGACGCCGTCTGCTACGCCCTCTACGGCTCCGTCCCCGGCGCCCGCCAGGGCGGCCAGGGCATCACCCTGCGCAGCGATCACGCCGCACCCGGCACCCGCACCTCCGTCACCCTCGACCTCACCGTCGCCGGACGCCGCCTGGAGATCACCCGGCAGCCGCCCTGGGAGCGCCCGAAGAAGCGCGGCACCGGCAGCACCGTCGACAAGGCCCAGACCTGGCTGCGGGAGCGCGACGCCGCCTCCGGGACCTGGAAGGACCTCAGCCGCTCGCACCAGGAGATCGGCGAGGAGATCACCCAGCTCCTCGGCATGAGCCGGGAGCAGTTCTGCCAGGTGGTGCTGCTGCCGCAGGGCGACTTCGCCCGCTTCCTGCGCGCCGATGCCGAGGCCCGCGGCAAGCTGCTCGGCCGCCTCTTCGACACGCACCGCTTCGCCGAGGTGGAGAAGCGCCTCGCCGAACGCCGCCGGGCCGCCGAGTCCCGGGTGCGCGACGGCGACGCCGACCTGCTCGCCGACGCCCACCGCATGCAGCAGGCCGCGGACGGCACCATGGAACTGCCCGAGCTGACCCCGGGCGAACCGGGCCTCGCCGAGGCCGTGCTGACCGCGGCCGCCGTCGCCCGCAGCACCGCCCGCGAACAGCTCACCGCCGCCCACTGCCGGCTCGCCACCGCCGAATCCGTCCGCGCGGAGGCATCGCGCACCCTGGACGAGGAGCGCGAACGGCACCGGCTGCAACGCCGGTTCGCCGAGGCGCGGGAGCGCGCCGAGCGGCTGCGGGAGCGCTCCGGCGCCCACCGTGAGGCACAGGACCGCATGGAGCGGGCCCGCAAGGCCGAGACCGTCGCCCCCGCCCTGGACCTGCGGGACTCCGCCGACGCCGAGCACCGCCGGGCGGCCGACGCCGAGGTGCACGCCCGCGCCCTGCTCCCCGCGTTCCTCACGGACGCCGGCGTGGACGGGCTCGCGGCGGCGGCCCGCCGGGCCGCCGAGGAACTGGGCGGACTGGAGTCGGCCCGCCGCGCCGAACGGCGCCTCGCCGAACTCCTCGACGAGCGCGCGGACCTGGACCGTCAGGAACGCGCCGACGAGGAGGCGCGGGAAGACACGGAGACCTGGCTCGCCGACTGGGAGGCCACCCGCACCGCCCTCCAGGACCGCATCGCGTCCGCACAGCAGGCCGCGGCCCGGGCCGGGGAACTCGCCGGACAGCGCGACACCGCCCGACGCCGCCTGGAGGCGGCCCGGACCCGGGACCGGCTGACCCGGGACGCCGGCACGGCAGCCGAACAGGCCCGCGCCGCCCGGGAACAGGCACTGGCGGCCCGGCAGCACTGGCTCGACCTCAAGGAACAGCGGCTGAACGGCATCGCCGCGGAACTGGCCGCCGGCCTCTCCGACGGGGCCCCGTGCGCGGTCTGCGGCGCCACCGAACACCCCGCCCCGGCCCGCAGGGACGCCGGGCACGTCGACCGCGAGACCGAGGAACGCGCCCTCACCGCCTACCAGCGCGCCGAGGACCGGCGCACCGAGGCGGACCGGCGGCTCTCCGCCGTACGGGAGGAACTGGCCGCGGCGGGCGCCGGAGCCGGGGACACCCCGACCGAGCGACTCGCCCGCGAGCTCGACGAGTCGGAGGAGGAGTACGCGCGGGCGAGGGACGCCGCCTCCACCCTGCACGCCGCCCAGGAACAGCTGCGTGCCGCGGAGCGTGAACACGAACTGCGCACGGCCGCCCAGCGCGACGCGGAGGTCAGGGCCGCCGCCCGCGTCGGTCACCGGGAGCGCCTCGACCTCGAACGGGTCTCCCTGGAGACGGAGTTGACCCACGCCCGGGGGGACGCCCCGAGCGTGGCCGTGCGCGCCGGGCAGCTCGAACGCGACGTCGCCCTGCTCACCGACGCCACCGACGCGGCCCGGACCGCCGAGGCCGCCGCCCGGAGGCTCAAGGACGCCGACGCCCGCCTCGCGGACGCCGCCTTCCGCGCCGGCTTCGACACCCCGCAGGCCGCCGCGGACGCCCTCCTGGACGACGCCGCGCACCGCGATCTGCAACGGCGCCTGGACGCCTGGCAGGACGAGGAGGCCGCCGTCCGCGCCGTCCTCGCCGAACCGGAGACCGTGGCCGCCGCCCGGCAGCCCGCCGCCGATCTCACCGCCGCCCGGAGCGCCGCCGAGGACGCCGACCGTGCCGTCCGCGAGGCGGCCTCCGCCCGCGACGCCGCCGCCCGCCGCTGCGCCGAACTGGACCGGCTCTCCGCCCGCGCCGCCGCCTCGGTGCGCCGGCTCGGCCCGCTGCGCGAGGAGTACGACCGGGTGGCTCGCATGGCCGCCCTCACCGCGGGCACCTCCGCGGAGAACGAACGACGGATGCGCCTGGAGTCGTACGTCCTCGCCGCGCGCCTGGAACAGGTCGCCGCCGCCGCGACCGCGCGACTGCTGCGCATGTCGTCCGGCCGCTACACCCTCGTCCACTCCGACGACCGCGCCGGCCGCGGCCGCAGCGGCCTCGGACTGCACGTCGTCGACGCCTGGACCGGCCGGGAACGAGACACCGCGACCCTCTCGGGCGGGGAGACCTTCTTCGCCTCCCTGGCCCTCGCGCTCGGTCTCGCGGACGTGGTGACCGACGAGGCGGGCGGGGTCAGGCTGGACACGCTGTTCATCGACGAGGGCTTCGGCAGCCTCGACGACCAGACCCTCGACGAGGTGCTCGACGTCCTCGACTCCCTGCGCGAGCGCGACCGCAGCGTGGGGATCGTCAGCCACGTCGCCGACCTGCGCCGCCGCGTACACGCCCAACTGGAGGTCGAGAAGGGGCGGTCCGGTTCGCGGCTGCGGCAGCGCGGGGCGTGA